A stretch of DNA from Arachis hypogaea cultivar Tifrunner chromosome 19, arahy.Tifrunner.gnm2.J5K5, whole genome shotgun sequence:
AAGTCGCTTGTAAATCCAATGTGGAAAATACAGCTCACTAGAACGATCAACTTCcacatttttattgtttcttcCTCCAACCATTTCTAAAACCATCATTCCATAACTATAAACATCTGCCTTGTGAGATATTCCACCAAAATTCCTTGAAAACAACTCTGGAGCAATAAATCCAATAGTTCCTCTTGCACACGACATGGAAACAATACTCTCTTTTCTTGGACATATCTTGGCGAGTCCAAAATCTGAAATCTTTGGACAAAAATCCTTGTCGAGTAGTATGTTATGAGGCTTTATGTCAAAATGCAAGATTCTGGTATTGCAGCCTCGATGCAAATAATTTAATCCACGCGCTACACCAACTGCAATGTCATAGAGACTTCTGGAATCCAATTGGTGACCAACTGTAGTTGAATTTTCCTCACATATGAACTTTTCAAGGGATCCATTAGGCATAAATTCATAGATTAGAGCTCTTTTGGAACCTTGAAAACAAAATCCCACAAGACTAACAATGTTAACATGAGATGTCCTACTAATACTTGCAACTTCATTGATGAATTCCTCTGCAGTTCCCTTCACTTCACTTAAAACCTTAACAGCAATAAGACTCCCATCTTGTAGCTTTCCTTTATACACGGTGCCATATCCTCCCCGTCCCAATTTGACTTTGAAATCATCAGTGAATTTCTTTATCTCAGAATATTTGTACCGTCTGGTTGGAAGAGAACCATGTTGCTTCAAAAAGGATTCAATGATTATTTCACCGGTTGATCGAGTTTTATTCCAAAAGCAACATATAGTAAGGGTGAAAAGCTTTCTCCTTAAGCAGCAAACCGAAAGCAACAGCAACGCAGCAACAATGGATAAAGCTGCTAATATAATAAGCAATAATTTCAATGTTTAAGAAATCAGGCAAAATATTTGATGAGATTGCTAGTATAGTAAGGATATGAATTTTCAGGTTCAAAATAAATGTAATTGTTTTGTcatgtcaatatatatataatgtatgcTATAACAGAAAAAAGGATATGACCAAATCTGTGTTACCCAGTCCAAGTGCTAGTCTCATATTCATGACAACCCAACTTCTACTACCTGCAAAACAGAATACAGATTATAAAATGAAGCAACTAGAGTCTTAACCAATCAAATAATGGTCTAGCATCAAGATAGTTGAAAAGAAAAACTGGTCTGGAAGATGAACAAATGAAGGGACCTATTTCATACAAAATCACATCAGAAAGTGAGTATTAGACTCCGTTTCCCAAATCTAGAATGAAACATTAATGGACAACCTATACAAAcgaaatcattttaaaaaataaaactatcaAGCTAACTGTCTAATGGATACCATAAGCACAAACCACTCACTTGTGCTTGTGTTTTCCGTGTGCCTAACGTTGGCACAACAAAATTTGCTTTTGCTGTCAAGTTGGCACTGGCCTCTTTGCTTATAGTGACAGTCTGTGCATTCTTGCGACAAAATGACCTTAGCATTGATATCAGCATTTACGAATGTGAAGGGATCATTGCCATCAGGAACATCTTTGATTGGAAGCAAGACCTTTGTGCATGAGGCCAACGAACTCTGAATTTGTGGTGTGCGCATGAAAAGGCCGTAGTAGATATCGATGCCAGTGCAATTTGCATAACTGAACATGTTCCTAGTTGGGGGGAAATGGAGGGTACGGTTGCATGTGTAGAGGGTTGTATTGTATTCCATATAAAGGGAAGCAAAATG
This window harbors:
- the LOC114924083 gene encoding LEAF RUST 10 DISEASE-RESISTANCEUS RECEPTOR-LIKE PROTEIN KINASE-like 2.5 isoform X1 — translated: MYKFVVLVFILVVAAATGERRECPASFNCGDNIGNFSFPLTTAERQECGLLAINNCYEPAQVDRWVQLSDEGKTFLVIRVSQQNFTSIQFRDKDLYDLLQSRNCNAFRYNYTLSTPPTFHHFASLYMEYNTTLYTCNRTLHFPPTRNMFSYANCTGIDIYYGLFMRTPQIQSSLASCTKVLLPIKDVPDGNDPFTFVNADINAKVILSQECTDCHYKQRGQCQLDSKSKFCCANVRHTENTSTSSRSWVVMNMRLALGLAALSIVAALLLLSVCCLRRKLFTLTICCFWNKTRSTGEIIIESFLKQHGSLPTRRYKYSEIKKFTDDFKVKLGRGGYGTVYKGKLQDGSLIAVKVLSEVKGTAEEFINEVASISRTSHVNIVSLVGFCFQGSKRALIYEFMPNGSLEKFICEENSTTVGHQLDSRSLYDIAVGVARGLNYLHRGCNTRILHFDIKPHNILLDKDFCPKISDFGLAKICPRKESIVSMSCARGTIGFIAPELFSRNFGGISHKADVYSYGMMVLEMVGGRNNKNVEVDRSSELYFPHWIYKRLELDEELGLRCIKKESDREIVRKMTLVSLWCIQTNPLYRPSMSKVVEMLEGSLESFELPPRPFFSSSPTSPINYSSHTSESL
- the LOC114924083 gene encoding LEAF RUST 10 DISEASE-RESISTANCEUS RECEPTOR-LIKE PROTEIN KINASE-like 2.1 isoform X2, which gives rise to MYKFVVLVFILVVAAATGERRECPASFNCGDNIGNFSFPLTTAERQECGLLAINNCYEPAQVDRWVQLSDEGKTFLVIRVSQQNFTSIQFRDKDLYDLLQSRNCNAFRYNYTLSTPPTFHHFASLYMEYNTTLYTCNRTLHFPPTRNMFSYANCTGIDIYYGLFMRTPQIQSSLASCTKVLLPIKDVPDGNDPFTFVNADINAKVILSQECTDCHYKQRGQCQLDSKSKFCCANVRHTENTSTSSRSWVVMNMRLALGLALSIVAALLLLSVCCLRRKLFTLTICCFWNKTRSTGEIIIESFLKQHGSLPTRRYKYSEIKKFTDDFKVKLGRGGYGTVYKGKLQDGSLIAVKVLSEVKGTAEEFINEVASISRTSHVNIVSLVGFCFQGSKRALIYEFMPNGSLEKFICEENSTTVGHQLDSRSLYDIAVGVARGLNYLHRGCNTRILHFDIKPHNILLDKDFCPKISDFGLAKICPRKESIVSMSCARGTIGFIAPELFSRNFGGISHKADVYSYGMMVLEMVGGRNNKNVEVDRSSELYFPHWIYKRLELDEELGLRCIKKESDREIVRKMTLVSLWCIQTNPLYRPSMSKVVEMLEGSLESFELPPRPFFSSSPTSPINYSSHTSESL